A region of Carassius auratus strain Wakin chromosome 11, ASM336829v1, whole genome shotgun sequence DNA encodes the following proteins:
- the LOC113110863 gene encoding small vasohibin-binding protein — MEPACRKDKQKQQTPTRGDRTKQKSAQQELKQRQRAEIYALNKVMTELEQQQFEAFCKQMQSQAE, encoded by the exons ATGGAGCCAGCATGTCGAAAAGACAAACAGAAGCAGCAAACACCGACCCGTGGAGACCGAACCAAACAGAAATCAGCCCAGCAGGAGCTAAAGCAGAGACAAAGAGCAGAG ATTTATGCCCTGAACAAAGTCATGACTGAACTTGAACAGCAGCAGTTTGAGGCCTTTTGCAAGCAGATGCAATCACAAGCCGAATGA